The nucleotide window AACTATAGCGCTTCTAGGCGGTATTTTAGCAGTTGCAAGGAAAGGCTGGAAAGCTTCTCTAATATGCAGTATTCTAGGAATTCTAAGTTTCGGCTTCTTCGTATCAATGGCATTTTGCACTCTTGCAATGATAATTCTACTATTCGCTAAGAAAGAGTTCAGTTAACTTTATAGGCGCTAAATTCTTTTACAGCCCCTCTTTAGCCAGAGTTTAAAATTTTTGCAAGATTGACACAAAATTCTGAACTTTGAGGTATAGCTACCATAGCAAGTAGTTCTGCGCTTAACTATATCTTCAATTAAATTCTCGTAATTAGCACTTTGAGTTTTGAATTCCGTAATTCCGTAGCCGAGCTCTTCAAGAGTATGGCAATCGCTACCTGCTGTTTTACCGAGTTTAAGATTATTAGAAAGTTTTTCAGCTCTTTTGTTCTCAAATTTCCAGCATCTGCTATTGAAAATTTCTAGCGCCATGACTTTCTCGAAACTTGCAAATTTGGAGAAGGGCCTGCACGGATGCGGTGCTATCGCTATACCGCTGAGAGCTCTTATTTTTGATATTGTTTCCTCTAGCTCTAAATTACTAGGTACTATTTCTTTCACTCCTAGCGCGATTACATGCCCCTGAGCTGTAGAAATCTCTATTCCAGGTATGACAACAAAATTTTCAGCTTCAGAAAATTCCAAAGCTTCAAGTGCGCCTTTTATTTCGTTGTGGTCTACAATTGCAACACCCTGCAAGCCTATCTTCTTAGATTT belongs to Candidatus Thermoplasmatota archaeon and includes:
- a CDS encoding PHP domain-containing protein — its product is MKFDLHVHSKYSQDAAGEIKEIIKKSKKIGLQGVAIVDHNEIKGALEALEFSEAENFVVIPGIEISTAQGHVIALGVKEIVPSNLELEETISKIRALSGIAIAPHPCRPFSKFASFEKVMALEIFNSRCWKFENKRAEKLSNNLKLGKTAGSDCHTLEELGYGITEFKTQSANYENLIEDIVKRRTTCYGSYTSKFRILCQSCKNFKLWLKRGCKRI